AAAAAGACAAAGAGCTTGCTCGTCCCCGGGCACTTTTACGGTCCAAAATCGACCTTGATCGATGCGACAAGTGCGCATCCAGGGATTGTTGTTAGCGGCTTGAGCCATAAATCCTGCGAAAATGATCATGATAGAAAGCAAGAAAACCTTCATCATCCCCTCCAATACCTGCTAAAATAGGGGTTCAGAAATATATCACTCATAAGGTCGGGGCAAGCATTCAATGACAAACCTGCTAGAAAAAGAAAACTTTGACCACCAGACTGTGGTGCCCTGCTCTTACAAAGACGATTGCTCAGGATGTCAATCCTTGGGAGTTCCTTATGGGGCCCAAATTGAAGCAAAAAAAGAACAACTAAAGCAATTACTTAGCTCTTTCAGTCTGCATTCAAAGTCGCCCATTCGGGCTTTCAGCGCAGGCCCGGCGTTTTTGCGGGACCGTCTTGATTTCAGCCTGGAAGAAGGGCGTCTGGGGCTTTATCGTAAGGAACAACGGCAGATTTTAGATCTTCCCACCTGCTCCCAACTGTCCCCTGAACTGAGTGCTTGGTTGAGTGACTTCCGTGAACAGTTCCAGTGGCCTTTCAAAAAGGGATCAATCCGCCTGCGCGTCGGCCCGCAAGGACACAGAGGTGTGTGGCTGGATTTTGCAAATGTCGATATTAAAGCACTTTTGGATGAGCAGACTTTGTTGCGAAGACTGCAACAACAGGCCTTCGTTGAGATCGGCCAAAGACGCAAAGTTCCGGTGTGGACGGGGCAAGAGTACAAACTGCGAGATCCTGAACTGCATGTGTGGTTTCAAACCTGGATAGAAAATCGCCCTGTGGATCTATATTGTCAGGTCGCAAGCTTCACCCAACCCAGTCTACGCGCGAATAAAATTATCTGTGACATTATCAATACGTGGATTCAAACCTTTCCACGCAGTCGCCTTATTGAATTTGGCTCAGGGATCGGAAATCTCACGCTTCCCGCAGCAGCAGTGGCCGAAAGCATTTTAGCCTGCGAGATTGATGAACTCTCGTTAGAGGGACTGCGTAAAACAATCGAATGCGTGCCTGCAGACCTGCGTTCTTTACAAAGTAAAATTCAAATTCATCGGGGAGATTTCCAAAAAAAACTCACTGAAGATTTTTCTCGTTTTGATGGGGTGATGGCGAACCCACCACGATCAGGACTGATGGGTTTTTTAAATCCTCTAGGAGCACTTTCACTTGCCCAGCGCCCGCGCTTTTTCATTTACATGTCGTGCTTCCCGGAATCCATGGCCAGAGACATGGCCCGCTTGCAGGATTATGGCTACGAGTTGCAGGAAACCTTTATTGTTGATCAGTTCCCGCAGACACATCATTATGAGGTTTTAGGATTACTTCAAAGAAAACAGTCTTAGACCAGAAAGCACCCCGGCCAGATCTTTCCCCAAAAGCAAAGAAAGCAGCGGCAAGGTCACCACACCTGTCACAAGAATCAATGTGCTTCGTAGGGCCACACGCAGGATATAACCCGACTGTAAGCGCTCGTGCGGTTGACCTAGACGTAAATCACACGCCCATTCGCCAATGGTCGAACCCATCAGGCTGCGAATGGAAATCATGTAAACCCAGCCAAAAACAAAAAACACTTCAGCAAAAAATAGCAGTTGATGCTGACTGTGAGTCAAAGTTCCCAATAGCGACCCCAAGGAAGTTCGCATGATCAAAGAAAAAGCGGCAATGAAGGCGCAACTGGCTGAAATCAGAATCAGAGCATCGATGCAAGATGCCAGCCACGACCAAAGAGCCAGACGGTAGCCTTGGCGTCGTGAGGCTCCGCCATGAAATCCCGTGCCCTGGTCAAAATTCAGCCTGCGATCCTTGAATAATTCTTGAACTTTATTAGAGCCGGCCGGAGGCGTCGGCGCCCGTCGGCGACGAATCCCGGGGCCTATTAACGGAACAGGGGCTTCCCTTTTCAGAGGAGCCCGCTGTGAATTGGTCTTTTCGTGATTTTTTTCAATGTCCATTTGCATCCTTGCAAGGGGCCGGAGTTAGCGAACTCCGCCCGCTTTAATTCCATCATCCGTCTTCGTACCACCTTCGGTCGTGGTGGTAGGCGGCGGAACAACGACCGGAGGCACACACACGCCGTTCACCAAAGTGTTTGGTGATGGGCATGGCGCCGGAGGTGGCGTTTCCACAGGAGTTGCTGT
This portion of the Bdellovibrio sp. ArHS genome encodes:
- a CDS encoding class I SAM-dependent RNA methyltransferase, with the translated sequence MTNLLEKENFDHQTVVPCSYKDDCSGCQSLGVPYGAQIEAKKEQLKQLLSSFSLHSKSPIRAFSAGPAFLRDRLDFSLEEGRLGLYRKEQRQILDLPTCSQLSPELSAWLSDFREQFQWPFKKGSIRLRVGPQGHRGVWLDFANVDIKALLDEQTLLRRLQQQAFVEIGQRRKVPVWTGQEYKLRDPELHVWFQTWIENRPVDLYCQVASFTQPSLRANKIICDIINTWIQTFPRSRLIEFGSGIGNLTLPAAAVAESILACEIDELSLEGLRKTIECVPADLRSLQSKIQIHRGDFQKKLTEDFSRFDGVMANPPRSGLMGFLNPLGALSLAQRPRFFIYMSCFPESMARDMARLQDYGYELQETFIVDQFPQTHHYEVLGLLQRKQS
- a CDS encoding RDD family protein, which codes for MDIEKNHEKTNSQRAPLKREAPVPLIGPGIRRRRAPTPPAGSNKVQELFKDRRLNFDQGTGFHGGASRRQGYRLALWSWLASCIDALILISASCAFIAAFSLIMRTSLGSLLGTLTHSQHQLLFFAEVFFVFGWVYMISIRSLMGSTIGEWACDLRLGQPHERLQSGYILRVALRSTLILVTGVVTLPLLSLLLGKDLAGVLSGLRLFSLK